tccattgGAGGGATGATCTGAGCAGCTAGTTTACGCCATCTTTGCGCGTACTCTTTGAATGATTCTTTCTCATTTTGGGACATGGCAAGAAGTTGATCTATGTCCGACGCTATATCAATATTGTACTTTTATTGTTTGATGAAAGCTTCACCTAAGTCATGGAAAGTACGGATGTGTGTACTATCAAGACCCATGTACCATTTCAAAGCAGCTCTagataagctatcttgaaagtagTGAATACGCAGGCGTTAATCTCCAGTGTGCATAGACATCTTTCGGACATACATGATCAGATGACTGTGAGGACGGGAATTCCCTGTGTACTACTCAAATTCTGGGAGTCTGAACTTGGCAGGAACCCTGACATTAGGAACCAGGAAAAGGTCATTAACTTCTTTCCCAAACAGGTCTTTTCCCCTTAGGGCCTTGATTTCTTTTTGCATTTCTAGAAACTAATCTTCAAATTCATCCAGTCTTCCCATAACTTCAGAAGGTGCACCATGGAAAATCTGTTTGTTATGAAGAATGGCAGTGTTTACAACAGTAGGAGTAATAGTCATAACAACTTGAGGGATCGTTGCTTGTGGAACAGGAATCTGTTGCCCAGCCAATTGGAAATCCATCTCTATTCCATATGGCCTAGTGGTTGTAGGATTCGATACCGGAATCTTAGGAGTCTCGGCTTCGGAGATCACAGTAGCTTGAGCTTGGGTTAATGGCAGATTCTAAGCAGCCACCGAGTCTTGAACCATAGATTTCAACCTTTCAATACCAAAGTGTAAGAGAGCAACCTCTTCTTGCCATTCTTAATCATCAACCATACCGTCTTTCATTCTTTGACGATTGgcgcgagtattataccggtgcgtCAGCTTGACTTTCTGAGGAGAGAAGGAGGAAGGAATAAGACTCTGACTcagatgtgaatgtgaatgtgaatgtgaatgtgtatgatgcatgcaatgcaatgaattttttttttaatttttttcaaaatatcttaaaATATCTTTCAATGATTTATTTAAGAACTTGTAAATGTAAACATAATATAGTAATTTGAAGCAGAAATTTTATTCGTTAATAATAAAGGGACAAAGCATCCTTGGTACATTTAAAGGGACAAGGGTCATTGAGGGAAAGTCGAGGGTCATCAAGGGTCATCAAAGTACCATTTCTTTTAATATCATACAAAGGGACAAGGGTCTCCCAATACATAAAATACTTTCAAGTGTTACAAGGTAGAAACAAATAGAAAAAGCTAGTAAAATCTTAGAGTGATCATCAAAGCTCAATGAGAAGTATCCATGTCATCTTGAGTGTTCTTCTTCAACTTGACCTTCTCCAGTTTCTCAATAATACTCTTCCATGTAGCTTCCTTTGGAGAGAGTGCTTctgcttcttattttcttttcttctctcttgCATACTTGGCAATGGTGAGATCCTTTtccatgagccatccatcttggagGAACAATTGATTATCTTTCTCTTTGATTAAATCACCATAGGACTCTTCCATCATTCCCAACTCAGCTTCAGAGTATTCAAACTTCTTCTTCCAATGATCCCTTGACATCTTCATCTTATTTAGAGCTTCTTGGAGATATTCAGTTATTGAAGGAGACACAACAGGTGGAGGAGACTTCTTAACCAAAGGTAGAGATGTCCCAGGGAGAATGGGCATCCTAAGTTCAGCAGCTCTTGAACCAACCCGGCTATCAAAGGGCTCAAGTGAGAGATCTTTTTTTGTCGTCCAATCTATAATTTCCTTTCTATAACTTGGATGCCAAGCATTAGCAATCCTTTCCCTAAACTCTTTGTTTTCAACTCTTTCTTCAAGAAAGAACCCATATAGTAAAATGTTCCTTGGCTTTTTGTCCATAGGAAACCCAAATTGACGACGAGCTAAAATGGGGCTATAACTAATTCCTCCTTTTGTACCAATGAAGGGCACATTAGGGAAATCACTACAGCAATCCAAAGTCTTCATCCTACAAAAGTGATTGTTAGTCCAAACAATATCAGTGTTGGTGAGAGTCATGATCTTATGTGACCACTTTAGTCCTTCTTTTTGACTCCAAAACTCATGGGTGTCAGGCAGGTGAGAAATGTACCACTTGTACAACAAAGGAGTACAACAAGTAACCATTCCCTTTCCATAGGAATTTCTTAGATTAATGGAGTAGTAAGTGTCCCCAAGCAAGGTAGGAACAAGGTTTCCTTTCATGAAGATCTTCATAgcattcatatcaacaaagttgtcaatATTTGGGAACAAGAACAATGCATAGACCAATAGAGCAAACATAGTTTCAAAGtcatcttctcttctctcttgtgATAAGTGAAGGCTTTTTCAATCAAGAACTCAACGGGTAACCCAGGTAATCCTCCTTTTGTAACCATGTTCTTCTCAATCTCATATTTTTTTAAGTGAGTAAACTTTGCAATCTCATTAGATTGGGGAtttttttctaaaccagtgaaggGAATCCTTCCAGTGATAGGCAATCCAATGATACTTGAATTATCTTCCAAGGTTGGTAGCaattgataatcaggaaaggtgaggCAATGATACAAAGCATCATAGAATTGGATCAATGTAGAAAAGATCCCTTCTTCCATCTTAGTCTTGAGGAGATACAATAGTCTTCCATACTTGCTACAGAAGTTGTCTTGATCAATAGTCAAAGACTCTAGCTTTCTCAATTCTTCCACCTCTAAACTATTGAAagtatattttttggtttttcttaTTTCAAGTTCCATTCCTATAACTTTTACAAAACAAAAAGGTTTCTTTtaaatccttgaaagatattttagttttaaaatgcATGGATGGATGAATGCAAACATAGCAAAAACATGGGGTTTAAGGGTTCAatgtcacgagcatggagccaaaggtctacccatcccaaaggtgtgtactatggttATTTTGTACCTGTAGATCAAGGTTCTAAAAGTTCCCAGACTCAAGCAGCTCAACTTGAGGATTATAAACTCTGCAACTACATGCTCATTTGAATAATATCCCAAGAGAACCTAATCAGAGTGTAGTATCTTGTAATAACTATTTTGGAATTGAATCCAAACATAGTTTCCACACTACGTCCTAATGGCCAAGATTAGTTAAGGTGTTTCTAGGTCCCCAACTTCAACAACCTAGTTGTATGCAACGATGTATTCCCAACTACATGGTAAAAAAGTTGCATCCAAGGAGGCCTCCACTGAGCGATGGATCTCAAATTGACTTTTTTGAGACTATTCCCGCGAgatcaaaatgactataccaTCTCCTATCATAAGTTTTCACtctaatccgggttaggatttatctcaccacaaggggaatcaagccctttcccaatacaacccAATAAAATAACAAGTATACACATAGGAGAATAAAACACAAATGTATGTACAAAAGTAAAAAagcaaacaataacaaaaaaaaggtaaggtcaacccttccaaagatgtaccaatagtttgatcaacatccccagcagagtcgccactttgcTATAgcagtgaaattggtgagactaaagccatgggaaagacttagctcatttgtttaaaACAGAgtcaccaccgcgctttattgtttccaaaaggaaagggagaAAGAGCAAATAAAACtgacagaagtttttaaaatcaaaactaataaacttatcagagatttgggtacggagggtttgttatacaagaggaaggttttaagcacccctcatatccctggtgtaacaccccttttataccccaaaataaataagcatataatcagagaataagcatacatataacaaaagggcgtcacatcgatgttttcaaaaactaaaagcctttaaaaaaccgacaacatttacttacaatatatgatacacctggtcatttcaaataacatttctcaattaatcatattttatccagaatatgcattcacagcggaaactactaaatactcatgtgtttcataaaatgatccatgtcccataccatgatcaagtctcaataatcatatcaacataaattaaaacataattcagaatatttggcttaagagtctatcaaacaacaagtagtaacataacaggttctcaaatcaaacgtaatacataaccgaatagaaacatgagttcaaataactagtctacccagtgttacatgaccagagcatcgactcactacctaatcttcaattaactcggaagaaactccgactaagatcacacgcgagctactaactccagaacctgcatgtcgccaaacgagggtaacattaaaacaaaagggtgagaataagaatcattatgaagaaaatataataagatataatggttaaatcaacaattataggaatttaTCACACTTgctaatcatgtaaaataatactattccatatattcatatatattaAGCATTCAACAAGTATAAAAGTGTGATATTCCAATTTCAAATACGATATTTTCCAACTATGCACATaactataattatcacatattcacacattaaaccaagtatgtatccaaacatcacccatttcaattatcaagctcatacacgtatcacaacaacatcaatttcacatattcaattatcacataactctaatgtgactcaatgcaagatatgtgatactatgcatgtggtacctcaatgtgaacccaaagtttcaccgctttccgattcaatatctagaatccaagccacgcttccgatccggacaagatcaaagccaccacgtatgtttccaattaaggatcaacgtattctacgtctatttccattcaaggatcaccgtctattaccatgtgaacccacagtttcaccgcttccacaataaagccgactatgctatgaatgaatgtacaattaccaaccaattaTGCAAATTAagtcatcaatcttaacttaccgcataccaattaataattcaactctatgaattatcaaccaaattgtacacaacattcaccatACACATacattattcacatataaaaaGGCAATTAattaattacgattcacaaaatcaaattaacactagtaaccatactatctcatgttaattctcatttttgccgATTATatatgaacacacattttcaacatcaagcaattaatcattagaattaatgctaactaACTAACcatagagaatcaatatcaaaacaacatcattcgcatgacaatatatatttctcaacatacatattcaagccaaaacacaattacgaacgaatcctcaaaataccataatttaccgacaaaccgaataattggtccaacttcgagtatattccaatcaattaaactcattgcaattaatctAACTAtgaatttaatcaaccaattaatatcacactatattaatttcaattaaattctatttctattccatttctaCTTTCTagtattctattgctcaagaccatttgtATTGAAAAGAAtgtcgcgctagctttctaacgcttcgaacggagactcaaactgagttacggttcaaaagatatgaattgttaaagttttaacgagaatgtaaacaccgacatcataaactgacaactctaaacatatcagagttacaaaaaataattaaaatatgacTCGTAATAAGTCGAAACAACTCCGACAATTTTATTGGCAACTCtaataactctattgacaactctaataaCTTTGTTgataactctaacaactctattgacaattttgACAGAATTAAAAGTAACGATAATTACAAActcctaaaaaaaaatattatattaatcatattagactattatcattattattaattttactattgAAATAGTATATATATCAGTAACTAATGAACTAATAGGTATACATTAGCTTGGATTCTCAAATCACTCTCAATTGTCACTACAATATACATTTGGGTGATTCTTTTAACAAACGAGATATATCACATGTGTTATGGCTTTATGGCTTTATGTCATGGAAAATCTATAATTTATAGTTAACTTTATTATTGAAACATTCTTAACAGTGACACAAATAGGCATTATCCTACCATAAATTAGTAGTACCTAAGTTCATAAACTCTAAAATCTCATGGCAACACAGTAGAAGATAGAAAAAGAATATTATAATGAGTTAATTTTTCAAAAGCAAATAACTCAAGGAATAATATGTCGCTACAGTACTGTGATAGTTCAATTCACAGAACAATCTATGCATACTAATTTTCCAGAATTACACGAAACAATTATTAACAACAAAACATGTTTCTAACACCAATTTTATGGATTCTCAACAAAATCTAACAATTTCAAAACTATaaaaaattagggatttcaacCTAAATATGTTTCTACTCATTGACCcaattatactaacccataataatagggattctcccccttacctcttcaatgtctcCTCTAAATCTTAGCCCCCCTTCTTAGGTTCTTcccctttttctctttttttcttctctgcctcttcctctttctctctgCCCGTGaaatgaaaaggaaaatgatAGAAGCTATGTCACTCCCTCATTCTAACTCTTACTATCATATGCTAAATGGGCCTAAATATAACAACCTCTATTTACTCCTAACATCAATAAATAAGCCCAATATAATATATTCTATTATTACTTCTATTTTAGttactaaattaaataacaccaataataaaatagacacaaatatatacaccaaattaattaatataatcaattattatattatctaacatttaattaattaattaattaatacaccaaataaaatcaaataaattagtataaccatataataaaataaatacggataaaatcttctaataactcaatgtcttatatttccggtctaatcttaattactcggaaaattcccaaaattctaaatattaactcattaatatttctaatactaaaaatattaaaattttcgattaaatattgatccgctatcccgaactaataccgactaaatcgtcccaaaaaacgaaaatttcaataaacatcacaaatgactaaattaagcaaataattatttttccgggcgttacaactctcccccacttaaaagattttcgtcctcgaaaattatctCAAACGAACAACTCCGGATATGAATCTTTCATCTCACTCTCAAGCTCCCAAGTCACATTACCACTAACCGGTCTACCCCAAACGAATTTGACCAAAACAATCTctttaccacgaagcttcttcatcttttcttaaatcatcttaatcttattcgTAGACTGTCGAActaactcgggtccaaccacaacactctctcTAAACCTCAAAGATATTCAAACGACTAAACAGTCCTCTCCGGTTGACCATCAGTTCGCGGATGATATACCGAACTCAAAACGTAGCTTCGTACCTAAAGCATTTTGCAAACCTCCCCTAAATCTCGAAgtgaatcttggatctctatccgtaACAATGCTCGACGAAATACCATGCAAACATacaatcctctcgatgtacaacttagcaagtctctccatcgaataatccatcctcccTTGAATAAAATAAGCGCATCTCATCAACTTTTCCACAATGACTCACATCACTTTACAAATACTCGATGTTCTCAGCAACTTGaaaatagataactgttgcaccaaTGAAACGGTTCCTGACAAATCCAATCCAATTACACACTTCctctatatccctcttcatactttgctactaaacattttcctcaaatattgatacattttagtagcatcaTGACGTAATCAAACCAtcacgatgtccttcttccaaaattatCTTTCTCAAATCcgaaacattaggaatacaactcGATCACAACACCTCATGACACTATTCTCGTCCATCCGAAAGTTATTACCTTTTTCTTGATTAAATCAATGTCCTCTTGTCAACCAGTTGTAAATCCAATTTCTGACCCTCTAGAATTTCATCTAGAATGTCTCATGTAAGCTTtgacataccaagcttaacacatgaAGACGTTGCTTCAtaaaccaaactcaagtctctatattgttccaacaattccaatccTCGAATCCTCAACATAGacttatgcaatgatttcctattcaatgcatcggctacaacattcgcttttccaagatggtagttcaaccaaaatcataatccttcaaaagtcTACTCATCTTGTTTActtcatattcaactcttgtagtcactacacacctcaaatctcgatccaaacaataatGCCTCTTAAGTATCAAAACAACCCAACGGAGGATGACATCCAttcatacatcgaataattcctctCACGAATTCTCAgataccttgaagcataagccacCACTTgtcgattctgcatcaatacacttTAGCTCAAAATCACAAACCTAAAGAAGCCCTCCTCCTTTAACCAAAGCTAACATTCAGAAAACTTCGCATTTAACCCCTCCCCTTTCAACAttgataacacaatccttaatgtTCAGCATGTTCCTTGTCACTCTTAGAATTAAAACATCctcaaaacattacctcatagaaccttattttcttcttactcgacaaaacagGCGCGACTTTATGACTATACACTCAGACAGTTGAACCTTCTCTCATATAACTCCTCAACTTGACCCTTAAACTTCTTCCTAGTCGTTTTACACATTACCaaattagtaagacaagtctatctcgtccaatacgatctcgtctcctataaacaatagattaagggtgatcaagtcctcaatttgtcaatagacagtcgacaatcataatgaaacataaacctccATTACTAAACTACAATATCGTCCCTTCAGAACTTGtactaaatcaattccaaaatctctaccaaagatgctcaactgaTAATTCAACACACAAAGAAGTAGGACAAAACTCATAGcaagtgtatcaataaccatacttctacgtatACAGATAAAGCAAGATCCAAACTCGTAGcataatccaaagaaatgaaagaatgcatcgcatcattatcaataataaagcacgtacctcagattatcTCATCCTTAGTAAtggtctcagcaccagacaacgcaatcACTTTCCTTTCTGCtcgctccttctttggcttgtcacacatggcacaattgtgtccttgctcaccacaactgtagcaaatcctactcgaaccaactccacaatcaatAGTTTTGTGACCCGTATCACCACACCTGTAGCAATGAATTGAAGTAGAATCTCCttccccacttggcttcttgctaaaaccagattgtttcctcacgtcatcatacggtttcccacggaaTTGTTCTCTTTCTCGTTTCAACTTTAGAAATCTTacatctttctttccacgcacatcttctggaaaatagttttcccaaaatgcatcacggaagagagtccaagtaacttccaCACATTTCTCTTCAAATCCTAGCACAGTACAactccaccaatcgtcagctcctttcgtcagcatgtgagtaccaaattgTACTTTCTATACATCAGTACAAATcatgacttgaaagatcttcttatttctctcatccatacttgtgctttgtccggtccatactctccttcaaagatcggcagATTGCACCTTAGTAAGTCTCAAAAAGCACGGATCTCATCATTTCCTCCATAACCGGCACTCTCTTacggcgcttgtccaatcgcaccagtccacctcatcactgcctcaacattaatgtcaacattccttcctgcaACCATTGTCATAAGACAGCCAAATAACCAGACAAacagtattgatcgtgtcagatacacgaatcaaatacaacatgATTAGAAAACATTAacgactattgaccaactggtcgaccatgctctgataccactaatgtaacaccccttttataccccaaaataaataagcatataatcagagaataagcatacATATAACAAAAGGGcatcacatcgatgttttcaaaaactaaaagcctttaaaaaaccgacaacatttacttacaatatatgatacacctggtcatttcaaataacacttctcaattaatcatattttatccagaatatgcattcacagcggaaactactaaatactcatgtgtttcataaaatgatccatgtcccataccatgatcaagtctcaataatcatatcaacataaattaaaacataattcagaatatttggcttaagagtctatcaaacaacaagtagtaacataacaggttctcaaatcaaacgtaatacataaccgaatagaaacatgagttcaaataactagtctacccagtgttacatgaccagagcatcgactcactacctaatcttcaaataactcggaagaaactccgactaagatcacacgcgagctactaactccagaacctgcatgtcgccaaacgagggcaacattaaaacagaagggtgagaatacgaatcattatgaagaaagtataataagatataatggttaaatcaacaattataggaatttaTCACACTTGATAGTCATGTAAAATAATACTATTCcatatattcatatatattaAGCATTCAACAAGTATAAAAGTGTGATATTCCAATTTCAAATACGATTTCCAACTATGCACATaactataattatcacatattcacacattaaaccaagtatgtatccaaacatcacccatttcaattatcaagctcatacacgtatcacaacaacatcaatttcacatattcaattatcacataactctaatgtgactcaatgcaagatatgtgacactatgcatgtggtacctcaatgtgaacccaaagtttcaccgctttccgattcaatatctagaatccaagccacgcttccgatccggacaagatcaaagccaccacgtatgtttccaattaaggatcaacgtattctacgtctatttccattcaaggatcaccgtctattaccatgtgaacccacagtttcaccgcttccacaataaagccgactatgctatgaatgaatgtacaattaccaaccaattaTACAAATTAAGATTacctcatcaatcttaacttaccacATACCAattaataattcaactctatgaattatcaaccaaattgtacacaacattcaccatACACATacattattcacatataaaaaGGCAATTAattaattacgattcacaaaatcaaattaacactagtaaccatactatctcatgttaattctcatttttgccgATTATatatgaacacacattttcaacatcaagcaattaatcattagaattaatgctaaccaactaaccatagagaatcaatatcaaaacaacatcattcgcatgacaatatatatttctcaacatacatattcaagccaaaacacaattacgaacgaatcctcaaaataccgtaatttaccgacaaaccgaataattggtccaaattcgagtatattccaatcaattaaactcattgcaattaatctAACTAtgaatttaatcaaccaattaata
The sequence above is drawn from the Vicia villosa cultivar HV-30 ecotype Madison, WI unplaced genomic scaffold, Vvil1.0 ctg.003185F_1_1, whole genome shotgun sequence genome and encodes:
- the LOC131640542 gene encoding uncharacterized protein LOC131640542; protein product: MNAMKIFMKGNLVPTLLGDTYYSINLRNSYGKGMVTCCTPLLYKWYISHLPDTHEFWSQKEGLKWSHKIMTLTNTDIVWTNNHFCRMKTLDCCSDFPNVPFIGTKGGISYSPILARRQFGFPMDKKPRNILLYGFFLEERVENKEFRERIANAWHPSYRKEIIDWTTKKDLSLEPFDSRVGSRAAELRMPILPGTSLPLVKKSPPPVVSPSITEYLQEALNKMKMSRDHWKKKFEYSEAELGMMEESYGDLIKEKDNQLFLQDGWLMEKDLTIAKYAREKKRK